The following proteins come from a genomic window of Ferrovibrio sp. MS7:
- a CDS encoding RsmB/NOP family class I SAM-dependent RNA methyltransferase has translation MTETNSRRVAAALLQAVLERRRALDEAMADPSLGFAKLPDRDRGFVRRLVAGTLRRLGQVDALLKGFVDRTPKGLPLHAMRLGLCDLLFLGTPPHAAVSATVEILPQGAKSRGLVNAVLRRAGREGAALIALQDEAMLNTPGWLRRRWEAAYGKDVARDIMRAHLAEAALDITVKSDAAAWAAPLNAVVLPNGSLRRLEGGAVDGLPGFNDEAGAQWWVQDAAAALPAKLFGDLNGKLVADLCAAPGGKTAQLLSQGAEVYAIDRSEPRLQRLKRNLTRLGLKARVRTADAAEWRPEEGLLDGVLLDAPCSATGTIRRHPELPYIKQESDIAKLAELQRRLLEHAVSLLKPGGLLVYGTCSLEPEEGEAQRDWLLAHAELEPLPITPGELGVPAAMIDAKGGLRSLPCHWPEHGGIDGFFAARFRKKS, from the coding sequence ATGACAGAAACCAATTCCCGCCGCGTCGCCGCTGCCCTGCTGCAGGCGGTGCTGGAACGCCGCCGCGCCCTTGATGAGGCCATGGCCGATCCGTCGCTCGGCTTTGCCAAACTGCCCGACCGCGACCGCGGTTTCGTGCGCCGCCTGGTGGCCGGCACCCTGCGCCGCCTGGGCCAGGTGGATGCTTTGCTCAAAGGCTTCGTCGATCGGACGCCGAAGGGCCTGCCGCTGCATGCCATGCGGCTGGGCCTCTGCGACCTGCTGTTCCTGGGCACTCCGCCGCATGCGGCGGTCTCGGCGACGGTGGAGATATTGCCGCAGGGGGCGAAGTCGCGCGGCCTGGTCAATGCCGTGCTGCGCCGCGCCGGCCGCGAGGGTGCCGCGCTGATTGCATTGCAGGACGAAGCGATGCTCAACACGCCGGGTTGGCTGCGGCGGCGCTGGGAAGCGGCTTACGGCAAGGATGTGGCGCGCGACATCATGCGGGCGCATCTGGCCGAAGCAGCGCTCGATATCACCGTGAAAAGTGATGCCGCCGCCTGGGCGGCGCCGCTCAACGCCGTGGTGTTGCCGAACGGCAGCCTGCGGCGGCTGGAAGGCGGCGCCGTAGATGGCCTGCCGGGCTTCAATGATGAGGCTGGCGCGCAATGGTGGGTGCAGGATGCCGCCGCCGCCCTGCCGGCGAAGCTGTTTGGCGACCTGAATGGCAAACTGGTGGCTGATCTCTGCGCCGCGCCCGGCGGCAAGACGGCGCAGTTGCTGAGCCAAGGCGCCGAGGTCTATGCCATCGACCGCTCCGAGCCGCGTCTGCAGCGGCTGAAGCGCAACCTGACGCGGCTTGGCCTCAAGGCCCGCGTGCGCACCGCCGATGCCGCCGAGTGGCGGCCGGAGGAAGGCTTGCTCGATGGCGTGCTGCTGGATGCGCCCTGCTCGGCCACCGGCACTATCCGCCGCCATCCCGAGCTGCCCTATATCAAGCAGGAAAGCGATATTGCCAAGCTCGCCGAGTTGCAGCGCCGCCTGCTCGAGCATGCGGTGAGCCTGCTCAAGCCCGGCGGCCTGCTGGTCTATGGCACCTGCTCGCTCGAGCCGGAGGAAGGCGAGGCGCAGCGCGACTGGCTGCTGGCCCATGCCGAACTCGAGCCGCTGCCGATCACGCCCGGCGAACTCGGCGTGCCGGCGGCGATGATCGATGCCAAGGGCGGCTTGCGCAGCCTGCCCTGCCATTGGCCGGAGCATGGTGGCATCGACGGCTTCTTCGCCGCGCGGTTCAGGAAGAAAAGCTAA